In the Chryseobacterium sp. MYb264 genome, one interval contains:
- a CDS encoding GNAT family N-acetyltransferase: MNIQYRKLIPEESKRYRNIRLESLQKFPESFGVSYEEAVKDEKLRIESDIENQTKERFVVGAFHEDQLIGICTFVKDENCNGNIYEMYVQSEFQGNNIGTFLIERTIEESNKNFGVIDIFLEVKVTNEKAYYLYKKIGFVEINENLESENNAIILMKYSPTH; this comes from the coding sequence ATGAATATCCAATACCGAAAATTAATTCCCGAAGAAAGTAAACGCTACCGAAATATAAGACTGGAAAGCCTACAAAAATTCCCCGAATCTTTTGGCGTGAGCTATGAAGAAGCTGTAAAAGATGAAAAATTAAGAATTGAATCTGATATTGAAAATCAGACAAAAGAAAGATTTGTGGTCGGAGCTTTTCACGAAGACCAACTGATTGGAATATGCACTTTTGTTAAAGATGAAAACTGTAATGGAAATATTTATGAAATGTACGTGCAATCAGAATTTCAAGGCAATAATATTGGAACTTTTTTAATTGAAAGAACCATTGAAGAATCAAACAAAAATTTTGGAGTTATTGATATCTTTCTTGAAGTAAAAGTCACCAACGAAAAAGCTTATTATCTTTATAAAAAAATTGGTTTTGTAGAAATAAATGAAAATTTAGAAAGCGAAAATAATGCAATAATCCTAATGAAATATTCTCCAACTCATTAA
- a CDS encoding sigma-54-dependent transcriptional regulator, which translates to MHGNILIIDDEIKLLKLLGMILSQENFNVKEASTARSAMTMLEQYDFDVVLSDVRLPDAFGVDLIKSIKAKYPHLEIILMTAFGNITDAVQAMKNGAYDYLVKGDDNEKIIPLVYKALEKVKDNKSKIVQKSSYQKGFEAIIGNSPLILQAKKLSEKVALTDATVLLTGETGTGKEVFANAIHEGSDRKKNNFVAINCSAFSKEILESELFGHKAGAFTGAIKEKKGLIEEANGGTLFLDEIGEMPIELQAKLLRVLETKEFIKMGETKVSRSDFRLIAATNRDLEEEIKQGHFREDLYFRLNIFEIRLPALRERKEDLKALAKNFIDVFSQKLHISNVQVTPEYYKTLEKNEWKGNIRELRNTIERSLILMNDNVLDIESLPHYSEKISTEKDSLSIRSLEKEHILKVLQYTKGNKAEAARLLEIGIATLYRKLEEYELR; encoded by the coding sequence ATGCACGGAAACATTCTGATCATCGATGACGAGATCAAGCTCCTGAAATTATTAGGAATGATCCTTTCCCAAGAAAATTTTAACGTAAAAGAAGCCTCCACCGCGCGTTCGGCAATGACGATGCTGGAACAATATGATTTTGATGTCGTTCTAAGCGACGTTCGGCTTCCCGATGCATTCGGCGTTGATCTTATAAAATCCATCAAAGCAAAATATCCTCACCTGGAAATCATTCTGATGACCGCTTTCGGGAATATTACGGATGCAGTTCAGGCGATGAAAAACGGAGCTTACGATTATTTAGTAAAAGGTGACGATAACGAGAAAATTATTCCGTTGGTGTATAAAGCCTTGGAAAAAGTAAAAGATAACAAATCTAAAATTGTTCAGAAAAGTTCTTATCAAAAAGGCTTTGAAGCGATTATCGGAAATTCACCTTTAATTCTTCAGGCTAAAAAACTGTCAGAAAAAGTAGCTTTAACCGATGCAACCGTCCTTTTAACAGGCGAAACAGGAACCGGAAAAGAGGTTTTCGCGAACGCTATTCATGAAGGAAGTGATAGGAAGAAAAATAATTTTGTGGCAATAAACTGCTCTGCTTTTAGTAAAGAAATTCTGGAAAGCGAACTTTTCGGACATAAAGCCGGAGCCTTTACGGGAGCTATAAAAGAGAAAAAAGGGTTGATAGAAGAAGCTAATGGCGGAACTTTATTTTTAGATGAAATTGGTGAAATGCCGATCGAACTTCAGGCAAAATTATTGCGCGTTTTAGAAACTAAAGAGTTCATCAAAATGGGTGAAACCAAAGTTTCAAGATCTGATTTTCGATTGATTGCCGCGACAAATCGTGATCTGGAAGAGGAAATTAAGCAGGGACATTTTCGTGAAGATCTTTACTTTAGATTAAATATTTTTGAAATCAGGCTTCCTGCGCTTCGTGAAAGAAAAGAGGATTTGAAGGCTTTGGCGAAAAATTTTATAGATGTTTTTTCTCAAAAATTACATATTTCCAACGTTCAGGTCACTCCCGAATATTACAAAACCTTAGAAAAAAATGAGTGGAAAGGAAATATTCGTGAGCTTAGAAATACGATTGAGAGAAGTTTAATATTAATGAATGACAATGTTTTAGATATTGAAAGTCTTCCTCATTATTCTGAAAAAATTTCTACAGAAAAAGATTCTTTAAGTATAAGATCCTTAGAAAAAGAGCATATTTTAAAAGTTTTACAATACACAAAAGGCAACAAAGCCGAAGCTGCGAGATTGCTGGAAATCGGGATTGCAACGTTGTATCGAAAATTGGAAGAATACGAACTTCGTTGA
- the kdpA gene encoding potassium-transporting ATPase subunit KdpA, which yields MNTEILGIIVMFTITLVIGIFLGKYIANVYGYKKTFLDKIFQPVENFIYKISGINPNKQMTWKQNMFAMLTINIVWFVIGFFILLNQSWLPLNPDGNPNMSPDLAFNTAISFLVNCNLQHYSGETGVSYLSQLYLMFLQFVTAATGMAAMAVLFKAFKDKTTTELGNFYDFFTKSMIRILVPISIVVALILSANGSPMTFEGKDHITTLEGQKVDVSRGPAAAFIAIKHLGTNGGGFFGTNSAHPLENPNYLTNMTEMVTQMIIPLALVFALGFYLKKRKLSWTIFTIMTIGFLALTVPNVINETNGNPLITQMGTDPHLGAMEGKEIRFGSAASAYWSIATTVISTGSVNAMHDSTMPLSGMNQLLAMMINCFYGGCGVGILNYFIFIILAVFISGLMVGRTPEFMGKKIEAKEMKIAMIVALFHPFLILAGTALTAYLPEFGAKTLNNPGFHGFSEMLYEFTSSSANNGSGFEGLGDNTLWWNISTGIVLLLSRFIPIIGPIAIAGLLAQKKYIPESAGTLKTDTATFGMMTLAVILLIAALSFFPALTLGPIAEQLQYFSK from the coding sequence ATGAATACAGAAATTTTAGGCATTATAGTAATGTTCACCATTACATTAGTTATCGGCATTTTCCTTGGAAAATATATTGCTAATGTTTATGGTTATAAAAAGACTTTTTTAGATAAAATTTTTCAGCCTGTTGAAAATTTCATTTATAAAATTTCAGGCATCAATCCGAATAAGCAAATGACCTGGAAACAGAACATGTTTGCAATGTTAACCATCAATATTGTTTGGTTTGTGATCGGATTTTTTATTTTGTTAAACCAATCCTGGCTTCCTTTAAATCCCGACGGAAACCCGAATATGTCACCGGATTTAGCTTTCAATACAGCCATTTCTTTCTTGGTGAACTGTAATTTACAACATTATTCAGGTGAAACAGGAGTCAGTTATTTGAGCCAGCTTTATTTAATGTTTCTTCAATTCGTAACGGCAGCAACAGGAATGGCAGCTATGGCGGTACTTTTCAAAGCTTTTAAAGACAAAACAACGACGGAATTAGGAAATTTTTACGATTTTTTCACTAAATCGATGATCAGAATTTTAGTTCCGATCAGTATTGTTGTCGCATTGATTCTTTCAGCCAACGGAAGTCCGATGACTTTTGAAGGAAAAGACCATATCACCACCCTGGAAGGACAAAAAGTTGATGTTTCCAGAGGTCCTGCAGCAGCGTTTATTGCCATAAAACATTTAGGAACAAACGGTGGCGGATTTTTCGGAACCAACTCAGCACATCCGCTTGAAAACCCGAATTACCTTACGAATATGACCGAAATGGTCACTCAGATGATTATTCCGCTTGCCTTAGTTTTTGCACTTGGATTTTATTTAAAGAAAAGAAAACTGTCCTGGACGATTTTCACCATCATGACCATTGGTTTTCTGGCTTTGACCGTTCCAAATGTCATTAATGAAACCAACGGAAACCCATTAATTACCCAAATGGGCACCGATCCTCATCTCGGCGCAATGGAAGGCAAAGAAATCCGTTTCGGAAGTGCGGCTTCAGCGTATTGGAGCATTGCTACAACAGTGATTTCCACAGGTTCTGTGAATGCGATGCACGACAGCACAATGCCACTTTCAGGAATGAATCAGCTTCTGGCGATGATGATTAACTGTTTCTACGGAGGCTGCGGAGTCGGTATTCTGAATTATTTCATCTTCATCATTCTCGCGGTATTTATCAGTGGTCTGATGGTCGGAAGAACCCCTGAATTTATGGGTAAAAAAATTGAAGCCAAAGAAATGAAAATCGCAATGATTGTGGCTTTATTTCACCCTTTCTTAATTTTGGCAGGAACCGCTTTAACGGCTTATTTACCGGAATTCGGAGCTAAAACATTAAATAATCCTGGTTTCCACGGATTCAGTGAGATGTTGTATGAATTTACCTCTTCTTCCGCAAACAACGGTTCCGGATTTGAAGGACTGGGCGACAATACGCTTTGGTGGAATATATCAACAGGAATTGTTTTGCTGCTGTCAAGATTTATTCCAATTATTGGTCCCATCGCGATTGCAGGATTATTAGCCCAGAAAAAATACATCCCGGAAAGTGCCGGAACATTAAAAACAGATACGGCCACTTTCGGAATGATGACCTTAGCCGTAATTCTTCTGATTGCCGCATTATCTTTCTTCCCGGCACTGACTCTGGGTCCGATCGCGGAACAGCTTCAATATTTTTCTAAATAA
- the kdpB gene encoding potassium-transporting ATPase subunit KdpB, whose translation MKNQSQTLFQKDLVNEAIKQSFVKLNPKIMFKNPVMFLVEIGTVVMLIVSLFSLTGDKSQGSFAYNFLVFIILFFTVLFANFAEAIAEARGKAQADTLRKTREETPAKVVVDNKQGFQVETVLKKSADMKLGDIFLCETGDQIPMDGEIIEGLATIDESAITGESAPVIREAGGDKSSVTGGTKVLSDRIKVKVTTKPGESFLDKMIALVEGASRQKTPNEIGLTILLAGFTLTFIIVTVTLKPFADYAQTPITIAAFISLFVCLIPTTIGGLLSAIGIAGMDRALRANVITKSGKAVETAGDIDVLLLDKTGTITIGNRKATQFHPSNGIQLDEFIKASALSSVADETPEGKSIIELSQLQSEDLLVNNPVYIDFTAETRTSGIDFENTRIRKGAYDTIKKLTEKAGNIFPPETQEATTKISENGGTPLVVSVNEKVWGVIELQDIIKTGIQERFQRLRKMGVKTVMVTGDNPLTAKFIAEKAGVDDFIAEAKPEDKMNYIKKEQQEGKLVAMMGDGTNDAPALAQADVGVAMNSGTQAAKEAGNMVDLDNDPTKLIEIVEIGKQLLMTRGTLTTFSIANDVAKYFAIIPALFITFIPALQKLNIMNLHSPESAILSAIIFNAIIIPILIPLALKGVAYKPIGASALLRRNLLIYGLGGIIAPFIGIKIIDLGISLFF comes from the coding sequence ATGAAAAATCAATCTCAGACATTATTTCAAAAAGATTTGGTGAACGAAGCGATCAAACAATCTTTCGTTAAACTGAATCCGAAAATTATGTTTAAAAATCCCGTGATGTTTCTGGTAGAAATCGGAACGGTCGTGATGCTGATTGTTAGCTTATTTAGCTTAACAGGTGACAAATCACAAGGCAGTTTTGCTTATAATTTTTTAGTATTTATCATCTTATTTTTCACCGTTTTATTTGCCAATTTTGCGGAAGCCATCGCCGAAGCGAGAGGAAAAGCTCAGGCCGATACATTGAGAAAAACCCGTGAAGAAACTCCCGCAAAAGTTGTTGTTGACAACAAACAGGGATTTCAGGTAGAAACGGTTTTAAAAAAATCTGCCGATATGAAATTGGGTGATATTTTCCTTTGTGAAACCGGCGACCAGATCCCAATGGACGGAGAAATTATTGAAGGTTTAGCAACCATCGACGAGTCAGCCATCACCGGAGAAAGCGCACCCGTCATTCGTGAAGCGGGAGGTGATAAAAGTTCGGTAACGGGCGGTACAAAAGTACTTTCCGACAGAATAAAAGTGAAAGTCACCACCAAACCCGGAGAATCTTTCCTCGATAAAATGATTGCCCTTGTAGAAGGAGCTTCAAGGCAAAAAACGCCCAACGAAATCGGATTAACCATACTTTTAGCAGGGTTTACCCTCACATTCATCATCGTTACAGTTACGCTAAAACCTTTTGCAGACTACGCGCAGACGCCGATCACTATTGCGGCATTTATATCACTTTTCGTTTGTCTGATACCCACAACGATTGGCGGTCTGCTTTCTGCAATCGGAATCGCGGGAATGGACAGAGCACTGAGAGCCAACGTGATCACAAAAAGTGGAAAAGCCGTTGAAACTGCGGGCGACATTGATGTTTTGCTTTTGGATAAAACAGGAACCATCACGATTGGAAACCGTAAAGCGACACAATTTCATCCATCGAACGGAATTCAGCTTGATGAATTTATAAAAGCTTCGGCATTGAGTTCTGTTGCCGATGAAACGCCGGAAGGAAAATCAATTATAGAATTAAGTCAGCTACAATCTGAAGATTTATTGGTGAATAATCCTGTTTACATTGACTTTACGGCTGAAACCAGAACTTCAGGTATTGATTTTGAAAACACAAGAATCCGAAAAGGAGCCTATGATACGATTAAAAAACTGACCGAAAAAGCCGGAAATATTTTCCCACCAGAAACTCAGGAAGCTACAACGAAAATCTCTGAAAACGGAGGAACGCCTTTAGTTGTTTCCGTGAATGAAAAGGTTTGGGGAGTCATTGAACTTCAAGACATTATCAAAACAGGAATTCAGGAGCGTTTTCAACGATTGAGAAAAATGGGTGTGAAAACGGTGATGGTAACAGGGGACAACCCTTTAACCGCAAAATTTATCGCTGAAAAAGCCGGTGTTGATGATTTTATTGCCGAAGCCAAACCCGAAGATAAGATGAATTACATCAAAAAAGAACAACAGGAAGGAAAACTCGTTGCGATGATGGGAGACGGAACCAATGACGCTCCCGCTCTTGCCCAAGCCGATGTTGGTGTTGCGATGAACAGCGGAACTCAGGCTGCTAAAGAAGCCGGAAATATGGTGGATTTAGATAATGATCCTACTAAATTAATTGAAATCGTAGAAATCGGAAAACAGCTTTTAATGACCCGCGGAACGTTGACGACTTTCAGTATTGCCAATGATGTTGCTAAATATTTTGCCATTATTCCGGCGTTGTTTATCACATTTATTCCGGCGCTGCAAAAACTGAATATTATGAATCTTCACAGTCCGGAATCAGCCATTTTATCGGCGATTATTTTCAATGCGATCATCATCCCGATTTTAATTCCATTGGCATTAAAAGGTGTTGCTTACAAACCGATCGGAGCCAGTGCATTATTAAGAAGAAACCTTCTGATTTATGGTTTAGGCGGAATTATCGCTCCATTTATCGGAATAAAAATCATCGATTTAGGAATCAGTCTTTTCTTTTAG
- a CDS encoding potassium-transporting ATPase subunit C, producing the protein MKNHILSAFRLTLVMLVIVGIYLGVVYAGSKILPTQGNAEIINYKGQKFYANIGQNFRSLKYFHGRPSAVDYNASGSAGSNKGPSNEEYLQTVQKRIDTLKMQNPEMQNEKVPVELVTASGSGLDPDISPEGALYQIKRIAKIRNLSAEKLEDLIKNQTENTLFGPSKVNVLKLNIALNDLK; encoded by the coding sequence ATGAAAAATCATATCCTTTCCGCATTCAGATTAACGCTTGTTATGCTCGTTATTGTTGGAATTTATTTAGGCGTTGTTTACGCAGGTTCTAAAATATTGCCAACACAGGGAAATGCTGAAATTATCAATTATAAAGGGCAGAAATTCTATGCCAATATCGGTCAGAATTTTAGATCTCTGAAGTATTTCCACGGTCGTCCGTCTGCGGTAGATTACAATGCATCGGGAAGTGCGGGAAGCAATAAAGGACCAAGCAATGAAGAATATCTGCAAACCGTTCAGAAAAGAATAGACACGCTGAAAATGCAGAATCCGGAAATGCAAAATGAGAAAGTTCCCGTAGAGTTGGTAACCGCCAGCGGAAGTGGTCTTGATCCGGATATCTCTCCTGAAGGCGCATTATATCAAATTAAAAGAATTGCAAAAATCAGAAATCTTTCTGCTGAAAAACTGGAAGATTTAATTAAAAATCAAACGGAAAACACTCTTTTCGGTCCATCCAAAGTTAATGTTTTAAAATTGAATATTGCCTTAAACGATCTAAAGTAA
- a CDS encoding porin, translating to MKKYIIIASILGIFFPKAQSSDSLKTENKVVFSAYAELFYTYDFNEPSNHLRQNFLYSYNRHNELNLNLGLVKAAYQNENFRANLAFMAGTYAQDNMAAEQEALRYVNEANIGIKISKTKNLWIDAGIMPSHIGWESAIGKDNINLTRSFAAENSPYFETGAKISYTSDSGKWFLSGLVLNGWQRIAKPEGNQTISFGHQITYKPNEKITLNSSSFIGNDKSKDEKKMRYFHDLYGNFQLTEKFSATLGFDIGAEQKEKDSKSYNLWYSPNILMKYQLDNKWALAGRLEYYNDKNGVIINTGTENGFQTFGYSLNVDYAILKNVIFRTEARGFTSKDAIFAKNDDFKKGNFFITTGLAAWF from the coding sequence ATGAAAAAATATATTATCATCGCTTCAATTTTAGGAATATTTTTCCCAAAAGCACAATCATCAGATTCATTAAAAACAGAAAATAAAGTTGTATTTTCAGCGTACGCGGAATTATTTTACACATATGATTTTAATGAACCATCCAATCACCTGCGTCAGAATTTTTTATATTCCTACAACCGACACAATGAATTGAATTTAAATCTGGGGCTTGTAAAAGCGGCTTATCAAAATGAGAATTTCCGCGCCAATCTGGCATTCATGGCAGGAACTTACGCCCAAGATAATATGGCGGCAGAGCAGGAAGCATTGCGATATGTAAACGAAGCTAATATTGGAATTAAAATTTCAAAAACCAAAAACCTATGGATTGATGCCGGAATCATGCCTTCACACATTGGTTGGGAAAGCGCCATTGGAAAGGATAACATTAATCTTACAAGAAGTTTTGCGGCAGAAAATTCGCCTTATTTTGAAACAGGAGCAAAAATTTCCTATACTTCTGATAGTGGAAAATGGTTTCTGAGCGGATTGGTTTTAAACGGATGGCAAAGAATCGCCAAACCTGAAGGCAACCAGACCATTTCTTTTGGTCATCAAATTACTTATAAACCGAATGAAAAAATTACGTTAAACAGCAGTTCATTCATCGGAAATGACAAATCGAAAGATGAGAAAAAAATGCGTTATTTCCATGATTTGTATGGAAATTTTCAACTAACGGAAAAATTCTCAGCAACCTTGGGTTTTGATATCGGAGCAGAGCAAAAAGAAAAAGATAGTAAAAGTTACAATCTATGGTATTCGCCGAATATTTTAATGAAATATCAATTGGACAACAAATGGGCTTTGGCTGGAAGATTAGAATATTATAATGATAAAAATGGAGTCATTATCAATACAGGAACAGAAAACGGATTTCAAACTTTCGGATATTCTTTGAATGTAGATTATGCCATCCTAAAGAACGTAATTTTCCGTACAGAAGCAAGAGGATTTACTTCTAAAGATGCCATTTTCGCAAAAAATGATGACTTTAAAAAAGGGAATTTCTTTATCACAACAGGCCTTGCGGCCTGGTTTTAA
- a CDS encoding sensor protein KdpD — protein MSSSAKDFLELIQKSRKGKFKIYIGMSAGVGKTFRMLQEAHSLLRNGVDVKIGYIETHGREETEALVDGLPEISRKSIFYKGKSLEEMDLQAIINEHPEVVLVDELAHTNVEGSKNKKRWQDVLEILDNGINVISAMNIQHIESLNEEVKKITGIEVAERVPDKILALADEVVNIDLTADELLTRLKEGKIYKKEKVQTALNNFFQSGHILQLRELALKEVATHVERKVETEIKTENFKPIKFLACISSNEKIAKNIIRKTARLASYYNSPWTVLYIQKPAENPEKIALNKQRFLINNFNLAQELGAKVIRLKENSVHKGILDYVIEHNITTVCIGKPHAHLLQRIFGYSWIYTLMNRLNERQIDIIILS, from the coding sequence ATGTCATCATCAGCAAAAGATTTTTTAGAACTGATTCAAAAATCCCGAAAAGGAAAGTTTAAAATTTACATCGGAATGAGTGCAGGTGTAGGAAAAACTTTTCGTATGCTTCAGGAAGCTCATTCCCTTTTGCGAAACGGCGTTGACGTAAAGATTGGCTACATCGAAACCCACGGAAGAGAAGAAACTGAGGCTTTAGTCGATGGGCTACCGGAAATTTCCCGAAAATCTATTTTTTATAAAGGAAAAAGCCTAGAAGAAATGGATCTTCAAGCGATCATTAATGAGCATCCCGAAGTAGTTCTTGTCGATGAATTAGCTCACACCAATGTAGAAGGTTCAAAGAATAAAAAAAGGTGGCAGGACGTTCTGGAGATTCTCGATAACGGAATTAATGTCATCAGTGCGATGAATATTCAGCATATTGAAAGCCTGAATGAGGAGGTTAAAAAAATCACAGGAATTGAAGTGGCAGAGCGCGTTCCTGATAAAATTTTAGCCTTAGCTGATGAAGTGGTTAATATTGATTTGACCGCTGATGAATTATTAACGCGACTGAAAGAAGGAAAAATTTATAAAAAAGAAAAAGTTCAAACAGCACTAAACAATTTTTTCCAAAGCGGACATATTCTACAGCTTCGTGAATTGGCCTTAAAGGAAGTCGCCACCCACGTTGAAAGAAAAGTAGAAACGGAAATTAAAACGGAAAATTTTAAACCTATAAAATTTCTCGCCTGTATAAGCAGTAATGAAAAAATAGCGAAAAATATCATCCGAAAAACGGCAAGACTAGCCAGTTATTACAATAGTCCGTGGACGGTTTTATACATTCAAAAGCCGGCAGAAAATCCTGAAAAAATTGCGTTAAACAAACAGCGTTTCTTAATTAATAATTTTAATTTAGCACAAGAATTGGGAGCAAAAGTGATCCGATTAAAAGAAAACAGTGTTCATAAAGGAATTCTGGACTATGTGATCGAGCACAATATCACGACAGTATGTATCGGAAAGCCTCATGCTCATTTGTTGCAGAGAATTTTTGGCTACAGCTGGATTTACACGCTCATGAACAGATTGAATGAGAGACAGATTGACATTATTATTTTATCTTAA